The proteins below are encoded in one region of Aquisphaera giovannonii:
- the tssG gene encoding type VI secretion system baseplate subunit TssG yields the protein MSEPRDERGGDEGPPSRPTGLERRLYEEGYSFDFFQAVRLLQRREGRSRVGESGPPRSEAVRFRTHVSLGFPPSTVHEVIPPRGGAPPILVHAFLGLIGPSGVLPHHYTEIAYRLERDRASQNPERLAYRDWLDVFNHRIVSLFYRAWEKYRFFIPFERERSSGRGGRDDLDPFTASLLALVGQGEAASRGRIRVAVRLPAEHHGEPTERPLARVEDIALLRFAGLFANRIRSAMGLEALIRDYFGLPVEVRQYQGQWLEIEPANRTRLEAGGNNVLASSAVIGDRVWDIQSKFRLRIGPLAYDEFLDLLPDRSPIQERKTLFLLTQVVRLYVGVELDYDNQLVLRRSDVPHCRLDGAGGFGARLGWNTWLHGLPLDRDPDDAVFQGEEVIHVS from the coding sequence ATGAGCGAGCCGAGGGACGAGCGGGGCGGGGACGAGGGGCCGCCGTCGAGGCCGACGGGGCTGGAGCGTCGGCTCTACGAAGAAGGCTACTCCTTCGACTTCTTCCAGGCCGTCCGCCTGCTGCAGAGGCGCGAGGGGAGGAGCCGAGTCGGGGAGTCGGGGCCGCCGCGGTCGGAGGCCGTGCGATTCCGGACGCACGTGTCGCTCGGCTTCCCGCCGAGCACGGTCCACGAGGTCATACCGCCCCGCGGCGGCGCCCCTCCGATCCTGGTGCACGCGTTCCTGGGCCTCATCGGGCCCAGCGGCGTGCTGCCGCACCACTACACGGAGATCGCCTACCGGCTGGAGAGGGATCGGGCCTCGCAGAACCCGGAGAGGCTCGCGTATCGCGACTGGCTCGACGTCTTCAACCACCGCATCGTCTCGCTCTTCTATCGTGCCTGGGAGAAGTACCGCTTCTTCATCCCATTCGAACGCGAACGGTCGTCCGGCCGGGGCGGCCGCGACGATCTGGACCCGTTCACCGCGAGCCTGCTCGCCCTGGTCGGCCAGGGGGAGGCCGCCTCGCGCGGGCGGATCCGGGTCGCGGTCCGGCTCCCGGCGGAGCACCACGGCGAGCCGACGGAACGTCCGCTGGCGCGGGTCGAGGACATCGCCCTGCTCCGTTTCGCCGGCCTCTTCGCCAACCGGATCCGCTCCGCGATGGGGCTCGAGGCGCTCATTCGCGATTACTTCGGGCTGCCTGTCGAGGTCCGGCAGTATCAGGGCCAGTGGCTGGAGATCGAGCCGGCCAATCGGACGCGGCTTGAGGCGGGCGGGAACAACGTGCTGGCCAGCTCCGCGGTCATCGGCGACCGCGTCTGGGACATCCAGAGCAAGTTCCGGCTCCGGATCGGGCCGCTCGCCTACGACGAGTTCCTGGACCTCCTGCCCGACCGCTCGCCGATCCAGGAGCGGAAGACCCTGTTCCTGCTGACGCAGGTCGTCCGGCTTTACGTGGGCGTGGAGCTCGACTACGACAATCAGCTCGTCCTGCGTCGTTCGGACGTCCCGCACTGCCGGCTGGACGGGGCGGGCGGATTC
- the tssF gene encoding type VI secretion system baseplate subunit TssF — translation MSRTLYHYYERELTFIRHLAREFAEQYPAAAARLRLESNRSTDPHVERLIEAFALLTGRVQSKLDDEFPELTAALLGVLYPHYLAPLPSMAIAQFVLDPARAQIPDGFLIDRLSRIRTMRIGDQPCRFRTGYPTTLWPVQVSGARFARPPYPAGLRPPRGSAAALRIQLETLGGMSFSELSLHSLRFFLYGESASVSLLYELLFNHALQVVLLPADRVLEGGPDPVFLEPRDAIRPVGLDQADALLPYPPPSFAGYRLLSEYFAFPTKFLFADFLGLDAARRAGYGKRLEIVVFLGRGSEKLEHDVSASTFQLGCTPIINLFEKTAEPIVLDQARFEYRIVPDVASPDGLEVYSVDQVTGVDPLSGRTTEYQPFYSYRHGIGTADQKTFWYAARRASMRADDRGTEVELSLVDLGHDPSMPAESTLVVRTTCTNRDLPLILQKAGERLGLELEAAAPLSAIRCLRSPSAPQRPPLRRGLYWRLLSHLSLNHLSISHGSEGRDALREILRLYDFSDASVDRQAAEVIQQLIEGIASVSSRRVVARPPASDGAFCRGTEITIEFDEEKYVGTGAYLFACVLERFLALYCSINSFTQLVGRTTGGGAPFRTWPPRAGERPLV, via the coding sequence ATGAGCAGGACGCTTTACCATTATTACGAACGCGAGTTGACCTTCATCCGCCACCTCGCGCGCGAATTCGCGGAGCAGTATCCCGCCGCCGCGGCGCGGCTCCGCCTGGAATCGAACCGCAGCACCGATCCCCACGTCGAGCGGCTCATCGAAGCGTTCGCGCTGCTGACCGGGCGCGTCCAGTCGAAGCTCGACGACGAGTTCCCGGAGCTCACGGCGGCCCTGCTGGGCGTCCTCTACCCGCACTATCTCGCGCCGCTGCCGTCGATGGCGATCGCCCAGTTCGTGCTCGACCCGGCGCGGGCCCAGATCCCGGACGGGTTCCTCATCGACCGACTGAGCCGGATCCGCACGATGCGGATCGGCGACCAACCCTGCCGGTTCCGCACGGGCTATCCGACGACGCTCTGGCCGGTCCAGGTGTCCGGGGCCAGGTTCGCCCGCCCCCCCTACCCCGCGGGCCTTCGGCCGCCTCGCGGCTCGGCCGCCGCGCTGCGGATCCAGCTCGAGACGCTCGGCGGGATGAGCTTCTCCGAGCTCTCGCTGCACTCCCTGCGATTCTTCCTGTACGGGGAGTCGGCGTCCGTCTCGCTCCTCTACGAATTGCTCTTCAATCACGCCCTCCAGGTCGTGCTCCTGCCGGCCGATCGCGTGCTCGAGGGGGGGCCGGACCCGGTCTTCCTGGAGCCTCGCGACGCGATCCGGCCCGTGGGCTTAGACCAGGCCGATGCCCTGCTCCCATACCCCCCGCCATCCTTCGCGGGATATCGGCTGCTCAGCGAATACTTCGCCTTCCCCACCAAGTTCCTCTTCGCGGACTTCCTCGGGCTCGACGCGGCCCGGCGGGCCGGGTACGGGAAGCGGCTGGAGATCGTGGTGTTCCTGGGCCGCGGGTCGGAGAAGCTCGAGCACGACGTCTCGGCCTCGACGTTCCAGCTCGGCTGCACGCCGATCATCAACCTCTTCGAGAAGACCGCGGAGCCGATCGTCCTCGACCAGGCCCGTTTCGAGTACCGGATCGTCCCGGACGTCGCCAGCCCGGACGGGCTGGAGGTGTATTCCGTGGACCAGGTGACCGGGGTCGATCCGCTGTCCGGGCGGACGACCGAGTACCAGCCGTTCTACTCGTACCGGCACGGGATCGGCACGGCGGACCAGAAGACCTTCTGGTACGCCGCCCGGCGGGCGTCCATGCGGGCGGACGATCGGGGCACGGAGGTGGAGCTGAGCCTGGTGGACCTCGGTCACGACCCGAGCATGCCGGCCGAGTCCACGCTCGTCGTGCGGACGACCTGCACGAACCGCGACCTGCCCCTGATCCTCCAGAAGGCCGGCGAGCGGCTCGGGCTGGAGCTGGAGGCCGCGGCGCCCCTGTCCGCGATCCGGTGCCTCCGCTCCCCCTCGGCGCCCCAGCGGCCCCCGCTGCGGCGCGGCCTCTACTGGCGGCTGCTCTCCCACCTGAGCCTCAACCACCTCTCCATCTCGCACGGCAGCGAGGGCCGGGATGCACTCCGGGAGATCCTGCGGCTCTACGACTTCTCGGACGCCTCCGTGGACCGGCAGGCGGCCGAGGTGATCCAGCAGCTCATCGAGGGCATCGCTTCGGTGAGCAGCCGGAGGGTCGTGGCCCGCCCGCCGGCCAGCGACGGGGCCTTCTGCCGGGGGACGGAAATCACCATCGAGTTCGACGAGGAGAAGTACGTCGGCACCGGGGCTTACCTCTTCGCCTGCGTGCTGGAGCGGTTCCTCGCGCTCTACTGCTCGATCAACTCCTTCACCCAGCTCGTGGGCCGGACCACCGGGGGCGGTGCGCCGTTCCGGACCTGGCCGCCCCGGGCCGGCGAGCGCCCCCTTGTCTGA
- the tssE gene encoding type VI secretion system baseplate subunit TssE: MARTEIPNALSASVLDRLIDPESDGTPARPGCTIDQIIDSVRRDLEDLLNTHCTRLDIPAHYVESERSILTYGMPDLAAFQATKAGAAAKVAEKIEKAIARFEPRLTNVRASLIDDHDEKQLKLKFQVHATLRVEPSPDVAFVTILKISTGEASIQRVDT; this comes from the coding sequence ATGGCCCGCACCGAGATCCCCAACGCCCTGAGCGCGTCGGTCCTGGACCGCCTCATCGACCCCGAATCCGACGGCACGCCGGCCCGGCCCGGCTGCACCATCGACCAGATCATCGACTCGGTGCGACGCGACCTGGAGGACCTGCTGAACACGCATTGCACGAGGCTCGACATCCCGGCCCATTACGTGGAGTCCGAGCGTTCGATCCTGACCTACGGCATGCCCGACCTGGCGGCCTTCCAGGCGACGAAGGCGGGGGCGGCCGCCAAGGTCGCGGAGAAGATCGAGAAGGCGATCGCCCGGTTCGAGCCCCGGCTCACGAACGTCCGCGCGTCGCTGATCGACGACCACGACGAGAAGCAGTTGAAGCTGAAGTTCCAGGTCCACGCGACGCTCCGTGTCGAGCCTTCGCCCGACGTGGCGTTCGTGACGATCCTGAAGATCTCCACCGGGGAGGCCTCCATCCAGCGGGTAGACACCTGA
- a CDS encoding type VI secretion system accessory protein TagJ translates to MNAGDLYKAGKLAAAIDAQIADVRSHPLDQAKRVFLFELLMFAGDLERARRQAEAFQFEDMDLERAAANYRRLVDSEQARRDVFERGTAPGFFGEHSQHLRLRLEAVNCLRVGNTGEAASLLARAEEAMPAVVGSLNGQPFHALRDADDLFGGVLEVMANGRYFWVGLDQVRVAAMNPPSFPRDLLYIPTHLELESEAGEVFLPALYPGSHAHDDEAVRLGRLTDWKTLEDDLTLGVGLHTYLRDDDAATILEWREFRATGT, encoded by the coding sequence ATGAATGCCGGCGATCTCTACAAGGCCGGGAAGCTGGCCGCGGCCATCGACGCCCAAATCGCGGACGTGCGGTCCCATCCCCTGGACCAAGCGAAGCGAGTGTTCCTCTTCGAGCTGCTGATGTTCGCCGGCGACCTCGAGCGGGCGCGGCGGCAGGCCGAGGCCTTCCAGTTCGAGGACATGGACCTCGAGCGGGCGGCCGCCAACTATCGGCGGCTGGTGGACTCGGAGCAGGCCCGTCGGGACGTCTTCGAACGGGGAACGGCCCCGGGATTCTTCGGCGAGCATTCGCAGCACCTGCGGCTCCGGCTCGAGGCCGTGAACTGCCTCCGGGTCGGGAACACGGGCGAGGCCGCCTCGCTGCTCGCCCGGGCCGAGGAGGCCATGCCGGCCGTCGTCGGCTCGCTCAATGGGCAGCCTTTCCACGCCCTGCGGGACGCCGACGACCTCTTCGGCGGGGTGCTCGAGGTCATGGCGAACGGCCGGTACTTCTGGGTGGGCCTGGATCAGGTCCGGGTCGCGGCCATGAACCCGCCCTCCTTCCCCCGCGACCTCCTCTACATCCCGACGCACCTGGAGCTGGAATCCGAGGCCGGCGAGGTGTTCCTGCCCGCGCTCTACCCTGGGTCGCATGCCCATGACGACGAGGCGGTCCGCCTCGGCCGCCTGACGGACTGGAAGACCCTGGAGGACGACCTGACGCTCGGCGTGGGCCTCCACACCTACCTGCGCGACGACGACGCGGCCACGATCCTCGAATGGCGGGAATTCCGCGCCACCGGGACGTGA
- a CDS encoding Hcp family type VI secretion system effector: protein MAFDTYLKIATVDGEATQSNHEKWIEIYSFSWGASNPTTVGSGATGLTAGKVSVSSFNVMKKTEASSAKLFAACCNGSHFADATVEMSKATGDGGQQVFLKYVFTDVMIESIQWSGSTGGDDSPTESLSLAFAKVAITYSKQDDTTGAMSAAGDASWDLTKVSK, encoded by the coding sequence ATGGCTTTCGATACCTACCTGAAGATCGCGACCGTCGATGGCGAGGCCACCCAGTCCAACCACGAGAAGTGGATCGAGATCTACTCGTTCTCGTGGGGCGCCTCCAATCCGACCACCGTGGGGTCCGGCGCCACCGGCCTGACCGCCGGGAAGGTCTCGGTCTCGAGCTTCAACGTGATGAAGAAGACCGAGGCCTCGTCGGCCAAGCTCTTCGCCGCCTGCTGCAACGGCTCCCACTTCGCGGACGCCACCGTCGAGATGAGCAAGGCGACCGGCGACGGGGGCCAGCAGGTCTTCCTCAAGTACGTCTTCACGGACGTGATGATCGAGTCCATCCAGTGGTCCGGCTCGACCGGCGGCGACGACAGCCCGACGGAGTCGCTCAGCCTGGCGTTCGCCAAGGTCGCCATCACGTACTCCAAGCAGGACGACACCACGGGCGCCATGTCCGCCGCGGGCGACGCGTCCTGGGACCTGACCAAGGTCTCCAAGTAA
- the tssC gene encoding type VI secretion system contractile sheath large subunit translates to MSSTEQAQAAAPAAGTTTEAPSLLDEVIKATRPQTDKESERARDYFRQFLDQAVKPGQVVSKDVETNIKTWIGEIDKKLSAQLNEILHDPAVQRLESTWRGLHYLVMQTETSPTLKIRVLNIKKQELVKDLEKAIEFDQSNLYKKIYEEEYGQLGGHPYGMLVGDLEFGRNAEDLGLLKHLSGIAAASHAPFVAAASPKLFNFDSWTELANPRDLSKIFDTVEYATWKSFRDSEDSRYVALTMPRVLARLPYGENFKRVTEFNFEEQVDGKDHNNYLWMNAAWAYAARITDAFAKYGWMARTRGVEGGGKVEGLPVHTFPTDEGGVAMKCPTEIAISDRREFELSNLGFMPLLHSKGNDFAVFMGAQSTQKPKTYFDASANSNAELSAKFNLILNTSRFAHYLKVMARDKIGSFMELNQCNVWLNNWINQYVLANPELVGDDEKAKRPLAEAKVNVRAVPGKPGSYEAVAYLRPHFQLETLSASMRLVAEVPKKA, encoded by the coding sequence ATGAGCAGCACCGAGCAGGCCCAGGCAGCCGCGCCCGCAGCGGGGACGACGACCGAGGCGCCCAGCCTCCTCGACGAGGTCATCAAGGCCACGCGGCCGCAGACCGACAAGGAGTCGGAGCGGGCGCGGGACTACTTCCGCCAGTTCCTGGACCAGGCCGTCAAGCCCGGCCAGGTCGTCTCCAAGGACGTGGAGACGAATATCAAGACGTGGATCGGGGAGATCGACAAGAAGCTGTCCGCGCAGCTCAACGAGATCCTCCACGACCCGGCCGTCCAGCGGCTGGAATCCACCTGGCGCGGGCTGCATTACCTGGTGATGCAGACCGAGACGAGCCCCACGCTCAAGATCCGGGTCCTGAACATCAAGAAGCAGGAGCTGGTGAAGGACCTGGAGAAGGCGATCGAGTTCGACCAGAGCAACCTCTACAAGAAGATCTACGAGGAGGAGTACGGCCAGCTCGGCGGGCACCCGTACGGGATGCTCGTCGGGGACCTGGAATTCGGCCGCAACGCCGAGGACCTGGGCCTGCTGAAGCACCTCTCGGGGATCGCGGCGGCGTCCCACGCCCCGTTCGTGGCGGCGGCGAGCCCGAAGCTCTTCAACTTCGATAGCTGGACCGAGCTGGCGAATCCCCGGGACCTCTCGAAGATCTTCGACACCGTCGAATACGCGACCTGGAAGTCGTTCCGCGACTCCGAGGACTCCCGATACGTGGCGCTGACCATGCCGCGAGTCCTGGCCCGCCTGCCCTACGGGGAGAACTTCAAGCGGGTCACGGAATTCAACTTCGAGGAGCAGGTCGACGGCAAGGACCACAACAACTACCTCTGGATGAACGCCGCGTGGGCCTACGCGGCCCGGATCACGGACGCCTTCGCCAAGTACGGCTGGATGGCGAGGACCCGCGGCGTGGAGGGGGGCGGCAAGGTCGAGGGGCTCCCGGTGCACACGTTCCCGACCGACGAGGGTGGCGTGGCCATGAAATGCCCGACGGAGATCGCGATCTCCGACCGCCGGGAATTCGAGCTGTCCAACCTCGGCTTCATGCCCCTGCTGCACAGCAAGGGGAACGACTTCGCCGTCTTCATGGGCGCGCAGTCGACCCAGAAGCCGAAGACGTACTTCGACGCGTCGGCCAACTCCAACGCCGAGCTGTCGGCGAAGTTCAACCTCATCCTCAACACGTCCCGCTTCGCGCACTATCTCAAGGTCATGGCGCGGGACAAGATCGGCTCCTTCATGGAGCTGAATCAGTGCAACGTCTGGCTGAACAACTGGATCAACCAGTATGTCCTGGCCAACCCCGAGCTCGTGGGGGATGACGAGAAGGCGAAACGGCCCCTGGCCGAGGCGAAGGTCAACGTGCGGGCGGTGCCCGGCAAGCCGGGCTCGTACGAGGCCGTCGCGTACCTGCGGCCCCACTTCCAGCTCGAGACGCTGTCGGCCTCGATGAGGCTGGTGGCGGAAGTCCCCAAGAAGGCCTGA
- the tssB gene encoding type VI secretion system contractile sheath small subunit, whose protein sequence is MSSLQHKLDRVRRPRVQITYDVETNGAMRTVELPFVVGVIADLSAQSTEPQKSLKDRPVVEIDRDNFNNVMQRAAPRVATKVQNRLTDEDTKLAVELKFKHIDDFEPAAIAEQVPALKELLEMRTKLTQLLNKMEGNDKLDQLLADILNNPEKAQAVAKELGIDSAAPSTETKE, encoded by the coding sequence ATGTCGAGTCTGCAGCACAAGCTGGACCGGGTACGCCGCCCCCGCGTCCAGATCACGTACGACGTCGAGACCAACGGCGCGATGAGGACGGTCGAGCTGCCGTTCGTCGTCGGCGTCATCGCCGACCTGTCGGCGCAGTCCACCGAGCCGCAGAAGTCGCTGAAGGACAGGCCGGTCGTGGAGATCGACCGCGACAACTTCAACAACGTCATGCAGCGGGCGGCGCCCCGGGTCGCCACCAAGGTGCAGAATCGGCTGACGGACGAGGACACCAAGCTGGCGGTGGAGCTGAAATTCAAGCACATCGACGACTTCGAGCCGGCGGCCATCGCCGAGCAGGTGCCCGCGCTCAAGGAGCTCCTGGAGATGCGGACCAAGCTGACCCAGTTGCTCAACAAGATGGAAGGCAACGACAAGCTCGACCAGCTCCTGGCGGACATCCTGAACAACCCGGAGAAGGCGCAGGCTGTGGCCAAGGAGCTGGGGATCGATAGCGCGGCGCCGAGCACGGAGACCAAGGAATGA
- the tssA gene encoding type VI secretion system protein TssA: MPHQPLVDIESLLEPIPGEDPAGSRDVSAVRGQLEEMRKEIDPDSYDKNDAARPEAPKRADWRGIVELSAETLRSQTKDYLIAVRLVEALTKLQGFAGVADGLRLLRLMTDVCWDRMHPEITEEDDIDTRARRLDWLDMNDRGAWFPSTLRLIPMLPPEPNGLGWQQWKESQGPKSKVSPADVEKGVQLTSREASEALVQDLRLALQELDLLSRSLAARMTVDGKNYAPGLMTIRSALGDCLVLAQMVLGKKGGAMAAEAQPAVGEAAAGDGAQAAAAPQAPRMETRAEIYARISEAAAKLQQIEPHSPIPYLLMRAVDLGNLPFPELIKSLVLNADVLKVLNRELGIKDTPEKK, encoded by the coding sequence ATGCCGCATCAGCCGCTCGTGGACATCGAGTCCCTCCTGGAGCCCATCCCCGGCGAGGATCCGGCGGGCTCGCGCGACGTCTCGGCGGTCCGCGGCCAACTCGAGGAGATGCGCAAGGAGATCGACCCGGACTCGTACGACAAGAACGACGCGGCCCGGCCCGAGGCGCCCAAGCGGGCCGACTGGCGCGGCATCGTCGAGCTGTCCGCCGAGACCCTGCGATCCCAGACCAAGGACTACCTGATCGCGGTCCGCCTCGTCGAGGCCCTGACCAAGCTCCAGGGGTTCGCGGGCGTGGCCGATGGCCTGCGGCTGCTTCGGCTGATGACCGACGTTTGCTGGGACCGGATGCACCCGGAGATCACGGAAGAGGACGACATCGACACCCGCGCCCGGCGGCTCGATTGGCTGGACATGAACGACCGCGGCGCCTGGTTCCCCAGCACGCTCCGCCTCATCCCCATGCTGCCCCCCGAGCCGAACGGGCTGGGCTGGCAGCAGTGGAAAGAATCCCAGGGGCCCAAGAGCAAGGTCTCCCCCGCCGACGTCGAGAAGGGCGTCCAGCTCACGAGCCGGGAGGCCAGCGAGGCCCTCGTGCAGGACCTTCGACTGGCGCTGCAGGAGCTCGACCTGCTGTCGAGGTCGCTGGCGGCCAGGATGACTGTCGACGGTAAGAATTACGCCCCGGGGCTCATGACCATCCGCTCGGCGCTGGGCGACTGCCTGGTCCTCGCGCAGATGGTCCTCGGCAAGAAGGGGGGCGCAATGGCCGCGGAGGCGCAGCCCGCCGTCGGCGAAGCGGCGGCCGGGGACGGGGCCCAGGCGGCGGCGGCGCCCCAGGCGCCCCGCATGGAGACGCGCGCGGAGATCTACGCGCGGATCTCCGAGGCCGCCGCCAAGCTCCAGCAGATCGAGCCGCACAGCCCGATCCCGTACTTGCTCATGCGGGCGGTCGACCTGGGCAACCTGCCCTTCCCCGAGCTGATCAAGTCGCTCGTGCTCAACGCCGACGTCCTCAAGGTCCTGAACCGGGAGCTGGGCATCAAGGACACCCCGGAAAAGAAATGA
- a CDS encoding AlkA N-terminal domain-containing protein, which produces MDANAETFYRALAARDARYDGLFFVGVTTTGIYCRPVCPARTPRAERCRFFPGAPAAEAAGFRPCLRCRPELAPGLAPADATGRIARLAAERIEAGALNDDGSIPGLAGELGVSARQLRRAIRKEFGVTAVALAQTRRLLLAKQLLTETDLPLIRVATASGFSSLRRFNALFRSHYGMPPSRLRKGAARVAPDGDLRLLLGYRPPMAWGFLLEFLASHSTAGVELVQGDAYARTVSIGPHRGWFRVRPVAGRDAIAVEVPSSLAPALPRLLGAIRALLDLDARPSAIAEHLGADPRLARGLAAAPGMRIPGSIDGFELAVRTILGQLISVKAATTLAGRLAAAFGDPIETPFPSLTRLSPGPERLVHAGEASLVGIGVAPTRARAVVSLAASVIAGRIRLDPGRDPEAAIDQLRGLPGVGDWTAQSIALRAFRWPDAFPASDLALVRAAGLRTTRELERTSQAWRPWRGYAAMALWHSYLHPSPET; this is translated from the coding sequence ATGGACGCGAACGCCGAAACCTTCTACCGGGCCCTGGCGGCACGCGACGCCCGTTACGATGGCCTCTTCTTCGTGGGCGTGACGACGACCGGCATCTACTGCCGCCCGGTCTGCCCCGCGAGGACACCCCGGGCCGAGCGTTGCCGGTTCTTCCCGGGGGCGCCGGCGGCCGAGGCTGCCGGGTTCCGCCCCTGCCTGCGATGCCGCCCCGAGCTCGCACCCGGGCTCGCCCCAGCCGACGCGACCGGCCGCATCGCGCGACTCGCCGCGGAACGGATCGAGGCCGGCGCCCTCAACGACGACGGATCGATCCCCGGTCTGGCCGGCGAGCTGGGCGTCAGCGCCAGGCAGCTCCGACGCGCCATCCGGAAGGAATTCGGCGTCACCGCCGTGGCCCTGGCGCAGACCCGTCGCCTTCTCCTGGCCAAGCAGCTCCTCACCGAGACGGACCTACCCCTGATCCGCGTCGCCACTGCCAGCGGCTTCTCGAGCCTCCGCCGCTTCAATGCCCTCTTCCGGTCGCACTACGGCATGCCCCCTTCGCGACTCCGCAAGGGCGCGGCTCGCGTCGCGCCCGACGGGGATCTCCGCCTGCTGTTGGGCTATCGGCCCCCGATGGCCTGGGGCTTCCTCCTCGAATTCCTGGCGTCCCACTCGACCGCGGGCGTGGAACTGGTGCAGGGGGACGCATACGCCCGGACGGTGTCCATCGGCCCGCATCGCGGCTGGTTCCGCGTGCGGCCCGTCGCCGGCCGCGACGCCATCGCCGTCGAGGTCCCCTCGTCGCTCGCCCCGGCGCTGCCGCGCCTCCTCGGCGCCATCCGGGCCCTGCTGGACCTGGACGCCCGCCCGTCCGCGATCGCCGAGCACCTCGGCGCCGACCCGCGCCTGGCCCGAGGCCTCGCCGCCGCGCCCGGGATGCGAATCCCCGGCTCCATCGACGGATTCGAGCTGGCCGTGCGGACCATCCTGGGCCAGCTCATCTCGGTCAAGGCGGCGACCACGCTCGCCGGGCGCCTGGCCGCCGCATTCGGAGACCCGATCGAGACGCCGTTCCCGTCGCTCACGCGGCTCAGTCCCGGCCCGGAGCGACTGGTGCACGCCGGGGAGGCCTCGCTCGTGGGCATCGGAGTCGCGCCGACGAGGGCCCGGGCCGTCGTCTCCCTGGCGGCGTCCGTGATCGCCGGTCGGATCCGCCTCGATCCGGGCCGCGACCCGGAAGCCGCGATCGATCAACTCCGCGGCCTGCCGGGAGTCGGCGACTGGACCGCCCAATCCATCGCCCTGCGTGCCTTCCGCTGGCCGGACGCCTTCCCCGCCTCCGACCTGGCCCTCGTCCGGGCCGCCGGGCTGCGGACGACTCGCGAGCTGGAGCGCACCTCGCAAGCCTGGCGCCCATGGAGGGGCTACGCGGCGATGGCCCTGTGGCATTCCTATCTTCACCCGTCCCCGGAGACATGA
- a CDS encoding methylated-DNA--[protein]-cysteine S-methyltransferase, protein MSPKAFYWTLASPIGPLLLTSGGDALTGLHMAGRGPEAGWIQDAGPFRSVVQALDAYFEGELARFDVPLDLGGTPFQQRVWSELREIPFGRAISYAELARRVGKPGASRAVGSANGRNPVSIIVPCHRVIASDGGLGGYGGGLDRKRWLLEHEIAILRRDPRRDSEDFPGAITPKLPAYPLFSCESTGRRA, encoded by the coding sequence ATGAGCCCCAAGGCATTCTACTGGACCCTGGCGAGCCCGATCGGCCCCTTGCTCCTCACCTCGGGCGGCGACGCGCTGACGGGGCTGCACATGGCCGGTCGGGGCCCCGAGGCCGGCTGGATCCAGGATGCCGGCCCGTTCCGGTCGGTCGTGCAGGCCCTCGACGCGTATTTCGAGGGCGAGCTGGCCCGGTTCGACGTGCCGCTCGATCTCGGCGGTACGCCCTTCCAGCAAAGGGTCTGGAGTGAGCTGAGGGAAATCCCGTTCGGCCGCGCGATATCGTACGCGGAACTGGCCCGTCGCGTCGGCAAGCCGGGGGCCAGCCGGGCGGTAGGCTCGGCCAACGGCCGCAATCCCGTCTCGATCATCGTCCCATGCCACCGGGTCATCGCTTCCGACGGCGGACTCGGCGGCTACGGCGGCGGCCTGGACCGCAAGAGGTGGCTGCTGGAGCACGAGATCGCAATCCTTCGAAGAGATCCGCGGAGGGATTCGGAGGACTTCCCCGGCGCGATCACGCCGAAGCTGCCGGCTTATCCTCTCTTCTCGTGTGAATCCACGGGGCGACGCGCATGA
- a CDS encoding YybH family protein: protein MSEALTRRRALAGCVAMASVPAARSALADVEDSPSSAIADIRALLERQEADWNRGDLDAFVKGYWNSTELVFQSGGRRTQGYEAMVDRYRKRYKAEGKAMGRLAFSSVEVIPLSADSAFARGAWRLTMPDGATPGGLFTLILRQLPEGWRIVHDHTSAEDPPRPK from the coding sequence GTGAGCGAAGCACTGACGCGTCGCCGCGCCCTGGCTGGTTGCGTCGCGATGGCCTCCGTCCCGGCGGCCCGGAGCGCCCTCGCGGACGTCGAGGACTCTCCCTCCTCCGCGATCGCGGACATCCGCGCCCTCCTGGAGCGCCAGGAGGCCGACTGGAACCGGGGCGACCTGGACGCCTTCGTGAAGGGGTACTGGAATTCCACGGAACTCGTCTTCCAGTCGGGCGGCCGGCGCACTCAGGGATACGAGGCGATGGTGGACCGCTACCGCAAGCGGTATAAGGCCGAGGGCAAGGCCATGGGCCGCCTCGCCTTCTCATCGGTGGAGGTCATCCCCCTCTCGGCCGACTCGGCCTTCGCCCGCGGGGCATGGCGGTTGACGATGCCCGATGGCGCGACGCCCGGCGGGCTCTTCACGCTCATCCTACGTCAGCTCCCTGAGGGCTGGAGGATCGTCCACGACCACACCTCGGCCGAGGACCCGCCCCGGCCGAAGTGA